The proteins below are encoded in one region of Bacteroides uniformis:
- a CDS encoding C69 family dipeptidase — MKSKRLTLSVLFVVAAVANALACTNLIVGKNASADGSTIVSYSADSYGLFGELYHYPAGMHKKGTLIDIHEWDTGKYLGQIEQARQTYNVIGNMNEFQLTIGETTFGGRPELVDTTGIIDYGSLIYLGLQRSRTAREAIKVMTELVQEYGYYSSGESFTIADPNEIWIMEMIGKGPGVRGAVWVAVRVPDDCISAHANQSRIHQFNMNDKENCMYSPDVISFAREKGYFDGVNKDFSFADAYAPLDFGARRYCEARVWSYFNMFTDRGNEFLPYILGETDTPMPLFVKPNRKVSVQDVKNAMRDHYEGTPLDISKDFGAGPYHTPYRLSPLSFKVGDQEYFNERPISTQQSGFVFVAQMRSELPDPIGGVLWFGTDDANMTVFTPVYCCTDKVPVCYTRVDGADYITFSWNSAFWIFNWVANMVYPRYDLMMGDVRATQTELETTFNEAQEGVEAAAAKLLEKDPAKAKAFLTNYTNMTAQSTFDTWKRLGEFLVVKYNDGVVKRMKNGQFERNSIGQPAGVIRPGYPKEFLEEYVKQTGDRYKMPE; from the coding sequence ATGAAAAGTAAAAGACTGACTCTTTCCGTCTTGTTTGTTGTGGCAGCCGTGGCGAATGCGCTGGCCTGCACCAATCTTATCGTAGGCAAGAACGCCTCCGCGGACGGTTCTACCATTGTTTCCTATTCTGCCGATTCTTATGGTTTGTTCGGCGAGTTGTATCATTATCCTGCTGGTATGCACAAGAAAGGTACGCTGATTGACATACACGAGTGGGACACCGGCAAATACCTTGGGCAGATAGAGCAGGCGCGTCAGACGTACAATGTCATTGGCAACATGAATGAGTTCCAGCTCACTATCGGTGAGACGACATTCGGCGGACGTCCCGAGCTGGTGGATACCACCGGCATCATCGACTACGGCAGCCTGATTTACCTCGGTCTGCAACGCTCACGCACCGCCCGCGAGGCCATCAAAGTGATGACGGAACTGGTGCAGGAATATGGCTATTACAGCAGTGGCGAGTCCTTCACCATCGCCGACCCCAACGAAATATGGATTATGGAGATGATTGGCAAGGGACCCGGTGTGCGCGGTGCCGTATGGGTAGCTGTCCGCGTGCCCGATGATTGTATCTCCGCTCATGCCAACCAGAGCCGCATTCATCAGTTCAACATGAACGACAAGGAGAACTGTATGTACTCCCCCGATGTCATCTCCTTTGCACGCGAGAAGGGCTATTTTGACGGTGTGAACAAGGATTTCAGCTTTGCCGATGCCTATGCTCCGCTCGATTTCGGTGCCCGTCGCTATTGCGAGGCACGCGTATGGAGCTATTTCAATATGTTTACCGACCGCGGCAACGAGTTCCTGCCTTATATATTGGGTGAGACGGACACTCCGATGCCTCTGTTTGTGAAGCCCAACCGCAAGGTTTCCGTGCAGGATGTGAAGAACGCCATGCGCGACCATTATGAAGGTACTCCTCTCGACATCAGCAAAGATTTCGGCGCAGGCCCGTATCATACCCCGTACCGCCTTTCTCCACTCTCTTTCAAGGTGGGTGACCAGGAATACTTCAATGAACGTCCCATCTCCACCCAGCAGAGCGGTTTCGTATTCGTGGCACAGATGCGCTCCGAGTTGCCCGATCCTATCGGTGGAGTATTGTGGTTCGGCACAGATGATGCCAACATGACGGTATTTACGCCCGTATACTGCTGTACGGACAAGGTTCCCGTATGCTACACCCGTGTGGACGGCGCCGATTACATCACTTTCTCCTGGAACTCCGCTTTCTGGATTTTCAACTGGGTGGCCAATATGGTTTATCCCCGTTATGACTTGATGATGGGCGACGTGCGTGCCACTCAGACAGAGTTGGAGACAACCTTCAACGAAGCGCAGGAAGGCGTTGAGGCTGCTGCTGCCAAACTGCTGGAAAAAGATCCTGCCAAAGCAAAGGCATTTCTTACCAACTATACGAACATGACTGCCCAAAGCACTTTCGATACTTGGAAACGTCTTGGCGAGTTTCTTGTCGTAAAGTATAATGACGGCGTTGTCAAACGTATGAAAAACGGTCAATTCGAACGTAATTCCATCGGCCAGCCGGCAGGCGTAATCCGCCCGGGATACCCGAAGGAGTTCCTTGAAGAGTATGTTAAGCAGACGGGAGACAGATATAAAATGCCTGAATAA
- the ald gene encoding alanine dehydrogenase has product MIIGVPKEIKNNENRVGMTPAGVAELVKKSHTVYVQATAGVNSGFSDDDYIAVGAKTLPTIEDTYAAADMIVKVKEPIAPEYKLIKKGQVVFTYFHFAADKLLTEAMIESGAVCIAYETVEKEDHSLPLLTPMSEVAGRMATQVGARFLEKPQGGKGKLMGGVTGVRPARVLILGGGIVGTNAAQIAAGMGAEVLIADINLPRLRYLSEVMPKNVKTLYSSTHNIKMELPNIDLVIGSVLIPGDKAPHLITSEMLKMMKPGTVLVDVAIDQGGCFETSHPTTHSDPTYIVDGIVHYAVANIPGAVPFTSTMALTNATLPYTVSLACKGWRQACKDDPALAQGLNVVEGKVTYKAVADVFGLKYEAIEL; this is encoded by the coding sequence ATGATTATCGGAGTACCTAAAGAAATCAAGAACAACGAGAACCGCGTGGGAATGACCCCTGCCGGAGTAGCCGAATTGGTGAAAAAAAGTCATACGGTGTATGTGCAAGCCACAGCAGGCGTAAACAGCGGTTTCTCCGACGATGACTACATCGCCGTAGGTGCAAAGACTTTACCGACCATTGAAGACACGTATGCCGCAGCCGACATGATTGTCAAGGTAAAGGAACCTATTGCACCGGAGTACAAACTGATTAAAAAGGGACAAGTGGTATTCACCTATTTCCACTTTGCAGCCGATAAATTGCTGACCGAAGCCATGATTGAAAGCGGTGCCGTCTGCATCGCCTACGAAACCGTGGAAAAAGAAGACCACTCACTTCCGCTACTTACTCCTATGAGTGAGGTGGCAGGACGCATGGCTACCCAAGTAGGAGCCCGCTTCCTTGAAAAGCCACAAGGCGGCAAGGGAAAACTGATGGGCGGAGTAACGGGCGTACGTCCCGCACGCGTACTTATCCTTGGAGGTGGTATCGTGGGCACCAATGCCGCACAGATAGCTGCCGGAATGGGTGCCGAGGTACTGATTGCCGACATCAACCTTCCCCGCCTGCGCTACCTGAGTGAAGTGATGCCGAAAAACGTAAAGACACTCTATTCTTCCACCCATAACATCAAGATGGAATTGCCGAACATCGACTTGGTAATCGGTTCCGTCCTCATCCCCGGTGACAAGGCCCCACACCTCATCACCAGCGAAATGCTGAAGATGATGAAACCCGGTACGGTACTCGTAGACGTAGCCATCGACCAGGGCGGTTGTTTCGAAACCTCCCACCCCACCACGCACAGCGACCCTACCTACATTGTGGACGGAATTGTACACTACGCCGTTGCCAATATCCCCGGCGCCGTACCCTTCACCTCCACCATGGCACTGACAAATGCCACCCTGCCCTACACTGTTTCCCTGGCATGCAAAGGCTGGAGACAAGCCTGCAAGGACGACCCGGCTCTGGCGCAAGGATTGAACGTAGTGGAAGGCAAAGTAACATACAAAGCTGTAGCCGACGTCTTCGGGCTGAAATATGAGGCGATTGAGTTATAA
- a CDS encoding glutamate decarboxylase, whose protein sequence is MEDLNFRKGDAKTEVFGSNRMLQPSPVEKIPDGPTTPEIAYQMVKDETFAQTQPRLNLATFVTTYMDEYATKLMNEAININYIDETEYPRIAVMNGKCINIVANLWNSPEKETWKTGALAIGSSEACMLGGVAAWLRWRKKRQAQGKPFDKPNFVISTGFQVVWEKFAQLWQIEMREVPLTLDKTTLDPEEALKMCDENTICIVPIQGVTWTGLNDDVEALDKALDAYNAKTGYDIPIHVDAASGGFILPFLYPEKKWDFRLKWVLSISVSGHKFGLVYPGLGWVCWKGKEYLPEEMSFSVNYLGANITQVGLNFSRPAAQILGQYYQFIRLGFQGYKEVQYNSLTIAKYIHDEIGKMAPFVNYSDEVVNPLFIWYLKPEYARAAKWTLYDLQDKLSQHGWMVPAYTLPSKLEDYVVMRVVVRQGFSRDMADMLLGDIKNAITELEKLDYPTPTRMAQEKNLPVETKIFNHGCRTHKK, encoded by the coding sequence ATGGAAGATTTGAATTTCAGAAAAGGAGATGCAAAAACTGAAGTATTCGGTTCAAACCGTATGTTACAACCCTCACCCGTAGAAAAGATTCCCGACGGACCTACTACCCCGGAAATCGCCTATCAGATGGTGAAAGACGAGACCTTCGCCCAAACGCAGCCTCGCTTGAATCTGGCTACATTCGTCACTACCTATATGGACGAATATGCAACCAAGCTGATGAACGAAGCCATCAACATCAACTACATTGACGAGACCGAATATCCGCGCATCGCCGTAATGAACGGTAAATGTATCAACATCGTGGCCAACCTCTGGAACTCTCCTGAAAAAGAAACCTGGAAAACCGGCGCACTTGCCATCGGTTCCTCGGAGGCATGTATGCTGGGTGGTGTGGCAGCCTGGTTGCGCTGGCGCAAGAAACGTCAGGCGCAAGGCAAACCGTTCGACAAACCAAACTTCGTTATTTCAACTGGTTTCCAGGTGGTATGGGAAAAATTCGCCCAATTGTGGCAGATTGAAATGCGTGAAGTGCCTTTGACACTGGACAAGACCACGCTCGACCCCGAAGAAGCCTTGAAGATGTGTGATGAGAACACCATCTGTATCGTGCCTATCCAAGGCGTTACATGGACAGGACTGAACGATGACGTCGAAGCCCTCGACAAAGCCCTCGATGCCTACAATGCGAAGACCGGCTACGACATTCCTATCCACGTAGATGCCGCCAGCGGCGGTTTCATCCTCCCGTTCCTCTATCCCGAAAAGAAATGGGACTTCCGTCTGAAGTGGGTACTCTCCATCAGCGTCAGCGGACACAAATTCGGTCTGGTTTATCCGGGTCTGGGCTGGGTTTGCTGGAAAGGCAAGGAATATCTGCCCGAAGAAATGTCATTCAGCGTAAACTACCTCGGTGCCAACATTACTCAGGTAGGCCTGAACTTCTCCCGTCCTGCCGCACAGATTCTGGGTCAATATTACCAGTTCATCCGTTTGGGATTCCAGGGTTACAAGGAAGTACAGTACAACTCTCTGACCATCGCCAAGTATATCCATGACGAAATCGGCAAGATGGCTCCGTTCGTAAACTATTCCGACGAGGTTGTGAACCCGCTGTTTATCTGGTATTTGAAACCGGAATATGCAAGAGCTGCCAAATGGACTCTGTATGACCTGCAGGACAAGCTGTCACAACACGGTTGGATGGTACCCGCCTATACACTGCCTTCAAAGCTGGAAGACTACGTCGTAATGCGCGTCGTTGTTCGCCAAGGATTCAGCCGCGACATGGCAGACATGCTGCTGGGTGACATCAAGAATGCCATCACGGAGCTGGAGAAACTGGATTACCCGACTCCTACCCGTATGGCACAGGAAAAGAACCTGCCGGTGGAAACCAAAATATTCAACCACGGATGCCGTACTCATAAAAAATAA
- a CDS encoding phospho-sugar mutase: MENQELIKQVTEKAEKWLTPAYDAETQAEVKRMLENPDKTELIDSFYKDLEFGTGGLRGIMGAGTNRMNIYTVGAATQGLSNYLNKCFAGKKDISVVVGHDCRNNSDKFAKISADIFSANGIKVYLFDDLRPTPEVSFAIRHFGCQSGINITASHNPREYNGYKAYWDDGAQVLAPHDTAIIDEVNKVTVADIKFNGNKDLIQIIGKEVDKVYLDMVHSISIDPEVIRRQKDLSIVYTPLHGAGRVLIPDSLKEWGFENINCVPEQMVKDGNFPTVVSPNPENAEALSMAIALAKKIDADIVMASDPDADRVGMACKDDKGEWVLINGNQTCLIFLYYIIKNRIAMGKMQPNDFIVKTIVTTELIKAVADKNKIEMRDCYTGFKWIAREIRLSEGKQQYIGGGEESYGFLAEDFVRDKDAVSACSLLAEICAWAKDQGKTLYDVLMEIYVEYGFSKETTVNVVKPGKSGAEEIKAMMDNFRANPPKEIGGSAVSLIKDYKTLELTDAQGNVSKLDMPETSNVLQYFTVDGTKISVRPSGTEPKIKFYIEVKGEMGCPKCYTSADAEAEKKVEAVRKSLGI, translated from the coding sequence ATGGAAAATCAGGAACTGATTAAGCAGGTGACTGAGAAAGCCGAAAAATGGCTTACCCCGGCATATGATGCCGAAACTCAGGCAGAAGTGAAACGCATGTTGGAAAATCCAGATAAAACCGAATTGATAGACAGTTTTTACAAAGACCTGGAATTTGGAACGGGCGGTCTGCGCGGCATCATGGGTGCCGGTACAAACCGCATGAACATCTACACCGTAGGTGCCGCAACACAGGGCTTGTCCAACTATCTGAACAAATGTTTTGCCGGAAAGAAGGATATTTCCGTTGTTGTGGGGCACGACTGCCGCAACAATAGCGACAAGTTCGCAAAGATTTCTGCCGACATCTTCTCTGCAAACGGCATCAAGGTATATCTTTTTGATGACCTTCGTCCTACGCCCGAAGTTTCATTTGCCATTCGCCACTTCGGCTGCCAGAGCGGTATCAACATTACAGCCAGCCACAACCCCAGAGAATACAACGGCTACAAGGCTTATTGGGATGACGGTGCGCAGGTGCTCGCTCCGCACGATACAGCCATCATAGACGAGGTGAATAAGGTGACGGTGGCCGACATCAAGTTCAACGGCAACAAGGACTTGATTCAGATTATCGGCAAGGAAGTGGATAAGGTTTATCTGGACATGGTTCACTCCATCTCCATCGACCCCGAAGTCATCCGTCGCCAGAAAGACCTCAGCATTGTGTATACTCCGCTTCATGGCGCAGGCCGCGTGCTCATTCCGGACTCATTGAAGGAGTGGGGATTTGAGAATATCAACTGCGTGCCCGAACAGATGGTGAAGGACGGCAATTTCCCGACGGTGGTTTCTCCGAATCCCGAAAATGCCGAAGCCCTTTCCATGGCCATTGCGCTGGCCAAGAAGATTGACGCTGACATCGTGATGGCAAGTGACCCGGATGCCGACCGTGTCGGTATGGCCTGCAAGGACGATAAGGGCGAGTGGGTGCTTATTAATGGTAACCAGACTTGTCTCATTTTCTTGTACTACATCATCAAGAACCGTATTGCAATGGGCAAGATGCAGCCGAACGACTTCATCGTGAAGACCATCGTGACCACTGAACTCATCAAGGCTGTGGCAGACAAGAACAAGATTGAAATGCGCGACTGCTACACCGGCTTCAAGTGGATTGCTCGCGAAATCCGTCTGAGCGAAGGCAAGCAGCAGTATATCGGTGGTGGTGAAGAAAGCTATGGCTTCCTGGCCGAAGACTTTGTCCGTGATAAAGATGCGGTTTCTGCCTGCTCCTTGCTGGCCGAAATCTGTGCTTGGGCCAAAGACCAGGGTAAGACGCTCTATGACGTATTGATGGAAATCTATGTAGAATATGGATTCTCAAAGGAAACCACCGTGAATGTGGTGAAACCGGGTAAGAGCGGTGCCGAGGAAATCAAGGCGATGATGGATAACTTCCGTGCCAATCCTCCGAAGGAAATCGGCGGTTCGGCTGTCAGTCTGATTAAGGATTACAAGACGCTGGAACTTACTGATGCCCAGGGCAACGTAAGCAAGCTGGATATGCCCGAGACTTCCAATGTACTTCAATATTTCACTGTAGACGGCACGAAGATTTCTGTCCGTCCTTCCGGTACGGAACCGAAGATTAAGTTCTATATCGAGGTGAAGGGCGAGATGGGTTGTCCGAAATGCTATACCAGCGCCGATGCCGAAGCTGAGAAGAAAGTGGAGGCAGTGCGCAAGTCACTCGGCATTTGA
- the glsA gene encoding glutaminase A, protein MEKKISISQIKEVAQEAYNEVKGSTGGKNADYIPYLANIDSKLFGLSICLMNGQTINIGDTDYRFGIESVSKVHTAILILRQYGAQKVLDMIGADATGLPFNSIIAILLENDHPSTPLVNAGAISACSMVQPVGNSDKKWDAIVQNVTELCGSAPQLIDELYKSETATNFNNRSIAWLLKNYNRIYDDPDMALDLYTRQCSLGITAQQLGIAAGTIANNGVNPVTKQTVFEASLAPKITSMISTVGFYEHSGDWMYTAGIPAKSGVGGGVMAVLPGVMGVSAFAPPLDEAGNSVKAQSAIKFIMNKLGLGVFNGDNVTITE, encoded by the coding sequence ATGGAAAAGAAAATATCAATTTCACAAATAAAGGAGGTTGCCCAAGAAGCCTACAATGAGGTGAAGGGCAGCACAGGAGGCAAGAATGCGGATTATATTCCCTACCTTGCCAACATAGACTCCAAACTATTCGGACTCAGCATCTGCCTGATGAACGGGCAGACCATCAATATAGGTGACACAGACTATCGTTTCGGTATAGAGTCCGTCTCGAAGGTACACACAGCCATCCTTATCCTGCGCCAATACGGTGCGCAGAAAGTGCTGGACATGATAGGTGCCGATGCCACGGGACTACCGTTCAACTCCATCATCGCCATCTTGCTGGAAAACGACCACCCTTCCACTCCATTGGTAAATGCCGGTGCCATTTCCGCCTGTTCCATGGTGCAGCCAGTGGGAAACTCCGACAAAAAATGGGATGCCATTGTACAGAATGTCACTGAGCTGTGCGGCTCTGCCCCACAACTCATCGACGAACTGTACAAATCGGAAACGGCTACCAACTTCAACAACCGCTCCATTGCCTGGCTGCTGAAAAACTACAACCGCATCTACGATGATCCGGATATGGCACTCGACCTCTATACCCGCCAGTGTTCTCTCGGCATCACGGCCCAGCAACTGGGCATTGCCGCAGGAACCATCGCCAATAACGGTGTGAACCCCGTCACCAAACAAACGGTGTTCGAAGCCAGCCTGGCACCGAAAATTACGTCGATGATTTCGACCGTAGGCTTCTACGAGCATTCCGGCGACTGGATGTACACCGCCGGCATACCGGCCAAAAGCGGTGTAGGCGGTGGTGTAATGGCCGTATTGCCCGGTGTCATGGGAGTATCGGCCTTCGCTCCTCCCCTAGACGAAGCGGGAAACTCCGTAAAGGCCCAATCGGCAATCAAGTTCATCATGAACAAGCTCGGCCTGGGTGTGTTCAACGGTGATAACGTAACGATTACAGAATAA
- a CDS encoding MFS transporter, producing the protein MKINTGRGTIPLITLVGIWSVSALTSLPGLAVSPILGQLTTIFPYATELDIQMLTSLPSLLIIPFVLLAGKLAEKRDFVRLLKVGLWMFAASGVLYLFSDKMWQLMVVSALLGIGSGLIIPLSTGLVSRYFTGEYRVKQFGYSSAITNVTLVVATAVTGYLAEVNWHLPFVVYLLPLVSLLLVGYLKGDTGQPQKTEDTATVVPEESKRAIPGKYGIHVRHLLQLMLFYGVTTYVVLAVTFDLPFLMEAHHFSSGNSGLMISLFFLAIMAPGFFLGHIVKWMGKHTKFYSLLSIAAGLLLIWISPKEWLIIPGCMLVGLGYGVIQPLIYDETVDTAIPEKTTLALAFVMVMNYLAILLSPFITDFFQTLFHTNSKEFPFIFNLCITLLAMWWEYARKKDSLLGGSYE; encoded by the coding sequence ATGAAAATCAATACCGGAAGGGGTACAATCCCCCTTATCACGCTTGTCGGCATTTGGTCAGTCTCTGCATTGACTTCCTTGCCGGGATTGGCCGTATCACCTATTTTGGGACAGCTTACTACCATTTTTCCATATGCTACAGAACTGGATATACAGATGCTTACCTCCCTGCCTTCGCTGCTGATAATTCCTTTTGTGCTATTGGCGGGCAAGCTGGCCGAGAAACGTGACTTTGTGCGTCTGCTGAAAGTGGGACTTTGGATGTTTGCCGCCAGTGGGGTACTTTATCTTTTTTCGGACAAAATGTGGCAGTTGATGGTGGTCAGTGCTTTGCTCGGCATTGGCTCGGGACTGATAATCCCGTTGTCTACCGGTTTGGTTTCACGTTATTTCACGGGGGAGTATAGGGTAAAGCAGTTTGGTTACAGTTCTGCCATCACCAATGTGACGCTGGTTGTGGCAACGGCGGTGACTGGGTATCTGGCAGAGGTAAACTGGCACTTGCCTTTCGTGGTATATCTGCTTCCGTTGGTTTCTCTGCTGCTTGTCGGGTATTTGAAGGGAGATACCGGTCAGCCGCAGAAAACAGAAGATACGGCTACCGTTGTTCCGGAGGAATCCAAGCGTGCGATTCCCGGTAAATACGGCATCCATGTCCGCCATCTGCTACAGTTGATGCTGTTTTATGGCGTCACTACGTATGTAGTGCTGGCGGTTACTTTTGACTTGCCTTTTTTGATGGAGGCCCATCACTTCTCCAGCGGAAATTCCGGATTGATGATCTCCTTATTCTTCCTTGCCATTATGGCTCCGGGTTTCTTCCTGGGGCATATCGTGAAGTGGATGGGGAAACACACAAAGTTTTACAGCCTTTTGTCCATTGCAGCGGGTTTGCTTTTGATATGGATTTCGCCTAAAGAATGGCTGATAATACCGGGATGTATGTTGGTTGGTTTGGGATATGGTGTCATTCAACCGCTGATTTATGACGAGACAGTAGATACGGCTATACCGGAAAAAACAACTTTGGCACTGGCCTTTGTAATGGTAATGAATTATCTGGCGATTCTATTGTCCCCGTTCATTACAGACTTCTTTCAGACCTTGTTCCACACTAATTCCAAGGAATTTCCGTTTATTTTCAACCTCTGCATCACACTGCTCGCTATGTGGTGGGAGTATGCGAGGAAGAAGGATTCTTTGTTGGGGGGGAGTTATGAGTGA
- a CDS encoding M23 family metallopeptidase — translation MKYSIFFSLLFFIGSVQSGYAQETGTDKPSFIPPFDFPITFSGNFGEIRANHFHGGLDFKTGGTIGKPVRALADGYISRIRVTHGSGYVLDVAYDNGYSTINRHLSAFVGDVARRVEDLQYEKESWEVEITPEPDEYPVKAGQIIALSGNTGYSFGPHLHLDMIETATDEYIDPLPFFMNKVKDKTAPRAEGIMLFPQPGKGVVEGKQTRRAFPAHPTKPITAWGLIGAGIRAYDYMDGVQNKYGVKTVILEVDGEEVFRSTIDRFAYEENRYINSWTHGQYMKSFIEPGNRLRMLQASNGNRGLVEINEERPYRFVYTLSDALGNTSKVRFTVQGQKTIIAPVEHREKYTLKWDKVNYLQEPGLELVIPKGMLYDNVLLNYSVRADSGDIAFTYQLNDTRIPMHNACDLRIGLRRRPVEDMTKYYVAGVTARGGKYRIGGKYEDGVMKVRIRDLGTYTVAVDTVPPVITPVNQAQWGRTGKIIFKAKDKETGINTYRGTIDGKYALFGKPNSISGNLVCELDPKYVEKGGKHVVEMTVTDGCGNRTTEQFDFVW, via the coding sequence ATGAAATATTCTATATTTTTCTCTCTTTTGTTCTTTATTGGTAGTGTGCAAAGCGGCTATGCCCAAGAAACCGGTACAGACAAGCCCTCCTTCATCCCGCCTTTTGATTTTCCCATCACTTTCTCCGGTAACTTCGGCGAGATACGTGCCAACCATTTTCATGGCGGACTGGATTTCAAGACCGGTGGAACCATAGGCAAGCCGGTACGCGCTCTGGCCGACGGATATATTTCGCGTATCCGCGTTACCCACGGTTCGGGCTATGTGCTCGATGTGGCTTATGACAATGGTTATTCGACGATAAACCGCCATTTGAGTGCCTTTGTGGGCGATGTGGCCCGCCGGGTTGAAGACTTGCAGTACGAGAAAGAAAGTTGGGAGGTGGAAATTACTCCCGAACCCGATGAATATCCCGTGAAGGCCGGTCAGATAATAGCTTTGAGCGGAAACACCGGATACTCTTTCGGTCCGCACCTGCATCTGGATATGATAGAGACGGCTACGGACGAATATATCGACCCGCTGCCTTTCTTCATGAACAAGGTGAAAGACAAGACTGCCCCGCGTGCCGAAGGTATCATGCTGTTTCCACAGCCGGGAAAAGGAGTGGTGGAGGGCAAGCAGACGCGACGGGCTTTTCCGGCACATCCAACGAAACCCATTACCGCCTGGGGACTGATTGGTGCAGGCATCCGTGCCTACGACTATATGGACGGAGTGCAGAATAAATATGGCGTGAAGACGGTGATTCTCGAAGTGGACGGTGAGGAAGTCTTCCGCAGTACGATAGACCGCTTTGCCTATGAGGAGAACCGCTATATCAATTCGTGGACACACGGTCAGTACATGAAGTCTTTTATAGAGCCGGGCAACCGTCTTCGCATGCTGCAGGCATCCAACGGCAATCGCGGACTGGTGGAAATCAACGAAGAACGCCCTTACCGATTTGTCTATACACTGAGCGATGCGCTGGGAAATACCTCTAAAGTCCGCTTTACAGTCCAGGGACAGAAGACGATAATTGCTCCGGTGGAACATCGTGAGAAATATACCCTCAAATGGGACAAGGTGAACTATCTGCAGGAGCCGGGGCTGGAGTTGGTTATCCCGAAAGGAATGCTCTACGATAACGTCTTGCTGAACTACTCCGTGCGGGCTGATAGTGGCGACATCGCTTTCACCTATCAACTAAACGATACCCGTATTCCTATGCACAATGCCTGCGATTTGCGTATCGGCTTGCGCCGGCGTCCAGTAGAGGATATGACCAAATATTATGTGGCGGGCGTAACGGCGCGCGGTGGAAAATACCGCATCGGCGGTAAGTATGAGGATGGTGTCATGAAAGTGCGTATACGGGATTTGGGGACTTATACCGTGGCAGTGGATACGGTTCCGCCGGTGATAACTCCCGTGAACCAAGCTCAGTGGGGACGTACGGGAAAAATCATCTTCAAGGCCAAGGACAAGGAAACCGGCATCAACACCTATCGGGGTACGATTGACGGGAAGTATGCCTTGTTTGGAAAGCCCAATTCCATCAGTGGTAACCTGGTGTGCGAGCTCGACCCGAAATATGTGGAGAAAGGCGGCAAGCATGTGGTGGAGATGACGGTGACGGATGGCTGTGGCAACCGTACTACCGAACAGTTTGATTTTGTATGGTAA